A section of the Paenibacillus odorifer genome encodes:
- the ric gene encoding iron-sulfur cluster repair di-iron protein, translating into MQPGFTPDALVKDIVLQFPKAADYFKSKRIDFCCGGAKPLAEAAVERGLDQEMIISDLNKLFEEYPVPQEELAWNTAPSAELIDHIVSKHHHYLREELPLISQNVTKVYRVHGGDSPHLEELYSLFNALKEDLLQHTAKEEEDEFPKLLAYDANPSEEGLTTLREALFELESEHDTAGDILRQIRKITDDFTPPAHACTTYRLTYARLEELESMTFEHVHLENNILFPRFQ; encoded by the coding sequence GTGCAACCTGGATTTACTCCAGATGCCCTTGTAAAAGATATTGTGCTGCAATTCCCAAAAGCTGCGGATTATTTCAAGTCTAAACGGATTGATTTCTGCTGTGGAGGCGCCAAACCTCTTGCTGAAGCAGCTGTAGAGCGTGGACTAGATCAAGAGATGATCATTAGTGATCTCAACAAGCTGTTCGAGGAATATCCGGTACCACAAGAAGAACTCGCATGGAACACAGCACCTTCTGCAGAGTTAATCGACCATATTGTGAGTAAACATCACCATTACCTGCGGGAAGAACTGCCCCTGATTAGCCAAAATGTAACTAAGGTATACCGGGTTCATGGCGGAGATTCACCTCATTTAGAAGAGTTATATAGTTTGTTTAATGCACTCAAGGAAGATCTGCTACAGCATACAGCTAAAGAAGAGGAAGATGAGTTTCCGAAATTATTAGCGTATGATGCCAATCCAAGTGAAGAAGGGCTGACCACACTTCGCGAGGCATTATTTGAACTTGAGAGTGAACATGACACAGCAGGCGATATATTGAGACAAATACGCAAAATAACAGATGATTTCACCCCACCGGCTCATGCTTGTACAACCTATCGTTTGACTTATGCCCGGCTAGAGGAGCTGGAGAGCATGACTTTTGAACATGTTCATCTGGAGAATAATATATTGTTCCCTAGATTCCAGTAG
- a CDS encoding winged helix-turn-helix transcriptional regulator, whose product MEEHQISMCPRFETAFSFLGKRWNGLIIQTLMSGPKRFKDISGLIPSMSDKMLSERMKDLEGEGILVRHVYPETPVRIEYELTDKGRALEPVMQQIQSWAESWVE is encoded by the coding sequence ATGGAAGAACATCAAATTTCGATGTGTCCCAGATTTGAGACAGCCTTCTCTTTCTTAGGCAAACGTTGGAATGGACTTATTATTCAGACATTGATGAGTGGACCGAAGCGGTTTAAAGATATTTCCGGCCTCATTCCTTCAATGAGCGATAAGATGCTGTCCGAGCGGATGAAGGATTTGGAAGGTGAGGGTATTCTGGTTAGACATGTATACCCGGAAACACCTGTACGTATTGAATATGAACTAACAGACAAAGGCCGTGCGCTGGAGCCTGTTATGCAGCAGATTCAGTCTTGGGCTGAGAGCTGGGTAGAGTAG
- a CDS encoding DUF4349 domain-containing protein, with the protein MRKWGLHYLCLLILAVVLAGCGSGDNNSAADKLASDGGNTSNSAAATTEQSSKATLADKNTSAEAETAAGGNEAPVEKGLTSENTDQANAGFTGSDVVEGLNKKLIYHANLTMEVEDYGKAQTEIRNMVTMAKGYIIEFNENMSQYEQGGTFILKVPASGFSPFLNNLEKVKHESLQRSIQGQDVSEEYVDLESRLKAKQLMEAQYTEFMKKATKSSDLVAFANELGSIQETIEQIKGRMRYIDQNVSFSTVELRVYQTDESLAVKEKAEQGPLLERASDALKGSLNALSVMFQWIFVILAGALPILIGAGIILAIVWFARKNIRVRREQQTQRIRQENRELNKEVLPAPAEPKVTTSIKDKKANEDENKE; encoded by the coding sequence ATGCGCAAATGGGGTCTGCATTACTTATGTTTATTAATTCTTGCGGTGGTATTGGCAGGTTGTGGCTCGGGTGATAACAATTCGGCAGCTGACAAATTAGCTAGTGACGGCGGAAATACGAGTAATTCTGCTGCAGCAACCACTGAGCAATCTTCAAAAGCTACATTAGCGGATAAGAATACCTCAGCAGAGGCTGAGACAGCAGCGGGAGGCAACGAAGCCCCAGTTGAAAAAGGTTTGACATCAGAGAACACGGATCAAGCAAACGCGGGATTCACGGGCAGTGATGTCGTGGAAGGATTGAACAAGAAGCTTATCTATCATGCCAATCTGACTATGGAAGTAGAAGACTACGGTAAAGCTCAGACTGAAATTCGAAACATGGTAACGATGGCTAAAGGATATATTATAGAGTTTAACGAGAACATGTCGCAATATGAGCAAGGGGGGACGTTTATCCTTAAGGTGCCAGCCTCCGGATTCTCTCCTTTTCTGAATAATTTGGAAAAAGTAAAACACGAATCGCTACAGCGCAGCATTCAAGGTCAGGATGTCTCGGAGGAGTATGTTGATCTAGAGTCGCGTCTGAAGGCAAAGCAGTTAATGGAAGCTCAATATACTGAGTTTATGAAAAAAGCAACGAAATCAAGTGATCTGGTTGCCTTTGCAAACGAGCTTGGTTCGATTCAAGAAACGATTGAGCAGATCAAAGGCAGAATGCGATATATAGATCAGAACGTATCCTTTTCAACGGTAGAGCTTAGAGTGTACCAGACGGATGAGAGCTTAGCTGTGAAGGAAAAGGCAGAGCAAGGTCCATTGCTGGAACGCGCATCAGATGCTTTAAAAGGAAGCCTGAACGCACTATCTGTTATGTTTCAGTGGATTTTTGTAATTCTTGCAGGCGCATTGCCGATTCTAATCGGTGCGGGCATTATTTTAGCCATCGTTTGGTTTGCCCGCAAAAATATCCGCGTACGACGGGAGCAGCAGACCCAGCGGATACGGCAGGAAAATCGGGAGCTGAACAAGGAGGTACTCCCTGCACCAGCAGAGCCAAAGGTGACAACCTCAATAAAGGATAAGAAAGCGAACGAGGACGAGAATAAAGAATAA
- a CDS encoding TVP38/TMEM64 family protein — MRKWFSIILYVSGTILAFIYRYDILSWMKEDHNVFGSIGIATLLALFPVVPYKAVIGFFGYAYGSLAGALICWVATTLAAAFLFGVVKFLFQDQARAYLTSIPLLEKFTKGIERRPFASIVLARLLPIIPQTAVNIYAGAAGLPFWSYLAASAIGKIPGIALYAFLGDQLFQNPGNAIIAIVVYAIVLIIAGLSFRYSSQEVKKH, encoded by the coding sequence ATGAGAAAATGGTTCTCGATTATTCTTTATGTTTCGGGCACAATCCTTGCGTTTATCTACAGATATGACATCCTTAGCTGGATGAAAGAGGATCATAATGTTTTTGGCTCTATAGGGATCGCAACTTTACTGGCTCTCTTTCCAGTTGTACCGTACAAAGCGGTCATCGGATTTTTTGGTTATGCATACGGAAGTTTGGCTGGTGCTTTAATTTGCTGGGTAGCTACAACCCTTGCTGCCGCATTCCTTTTCGGCGTAGTGAAGTTCTTATTTCAAGATCAAGCGAGAGCTTATCTGACTTCTATTCCCCTACTTGAAAAATTCACAAAAGGCATAGAACGGCGGCCCTTTGCTTCTATTGTCTTAGCACGTCTCTTGCCGATTATCCCGCAGACCGCAGTTAACATCTATGCCGGAGCAGCCGGGCTGCCCTTCTGGAGTTATCTAGCTGCCTCAGCTATTGGAAAAATCCCAGGCATCGCCTTGTATGCCTTCCTTGGGGATCAACTGTTCCAGAACCCTGGAAATGCGATTATAGCCATCGTTGTTTATGCCATTGTGCTTATTATAGCCGGACTAAGCTTTCGTTACAGTTCACAGGAAGTAAAAAAACACTAG
- the msrA gene encoding peptide-methionine (S)-S-oxide reductase MsrA, producing MSEHQTNHINSKAEKATFAGGCFWCMVSPFEELPGIISVVSGYTGGHTVNPTYEEVCSETTGHVEAVQITFNPEIFPYSKLLELFWQQIDPTDAGGQFHDRGTSYGTAIFTHSEEQKQQAEASKAALQESGRFASPIVTPILPAATFYPAEEYHQGYHRKNPGHYKRYRKGSGREDFIETHWTHKEDKLSLKERLTPLQYEVTQNSATESPFRNDFWDHHGEGIYVDIVSGEALFSSQDKYDSGCGWPSFTRPIRDYAVKEKTDLSHLMVRTEVRSKVADSHLGHVFDDGPGENGLRYCINSAALRFIPKEDLEKEGYGEYRVLFQPA from the coding sequence ATGAGTGAACATCAGACTAACCATATAAATTCCAAGGCGGAAAAAGCAACCTTTGCAGGTGGATGCTTCTGGTGCATGGTCTCGCCGTTCGAGGAATTGCCAGGCATTATTAGTGTCGTCTCCGGCTATACTGGCGGGCATACAGTGAATCCTACCTATGAAGAGGTATGCTCCGAAACCACAGGACATGTTGAAGCGGTACAAATTACGTTCAACCCAGAAATTTTCCCTTATAGCAAGCTGCTTGAATTATTCTGGCAGCAAATTGACCCAACCGATGCGGGTGGACAATTCCATGATCGCGGCACCTCTTACGGAACGGCTATCTTCACCCATTCTGAAGAGCAAAAGCAACAAGCAGAGGCTTCCAAGGCAGCTTTGCAAGAAAGCGGACGATTCGCTAGCCCGATTGTTACCCCGATCCTCCCGGCAGCAACCTTCTATCCTGCCGAAGAATATCATCAGGGCTACCATCGTAAGAACCCGGGCCACTACAAACGTTACCGTAAGGGTTCCGGCCGAGAGGATTTTATCGAAACCCACTGGACACATAAAGAAGATAAACTAAGCTTGAAAGAACGTCTGACGCCACTTCAATATGAAGTCACTCAGAATAGCGCTACAGAGTCACCTTTCCGAAATGATTTTTGGGATCACCACGGAGAAGGCATTTATGTAGATATCGTATCTGGTGAAGCATTATTCAGTTCGCAGGATAAATACGATTCCGGTTGTGGCTGGCCCAGCTTTACACGTCCAATCCGCGATTACGCCGTGAAGGAAAAGACGGACCTCAGCCATTTGATGGTTCGCACAGAAGTGCGCAGCAAAGTAGCAGATTCCCATCTAGGTCATGTCTTCGACGATGGTCCAGGGGAAAACGGCCTGCGCTACTGCATTAATTCAGCGGCACTGCGATTTATACCGAAAGAGGATCTGGAGAAAGAGGGCTATGGCGAGTATCGTGTACTCTTCCAGCCTGCCTAA
- the nirD gene encoding nitrite reductase small subunit NirD — protein MNKTTQTYAIGSVQDFLLQIGRVVIAGAVELAVFRASDGAIYAVENRSPHPKGGPLAEGIVSGHYLYDPLYDWKIDLRTGEVQAPDQGSVVTYPVTLDGEKVTVSV, from the coding sequence ATGAATAAGACCACACAAACGTATGCAATAGGCTCAGTACAGGATTTCCTGCTGCAGATTGGCCGTGTAGTGATTGCTGGAGCTGTTGAACTGGCTGTATTTCGTGCCTCTGACGGAGCCATCTATGCAGTAGAGAATCGTAGTCCTCATCCTAAGGGTGGCCCGCTTGCGGAAGGGATCGTGTCAGGTCACTATCTGTACGATCCGCTGTACGATTGGAAAATCGATCTGCGCACGGGTGAGGTGCAGGCTCCAGACCAAGGTAGTGTTGTGACTTATCCAGTCACACTGGACGGAGAGAAAGTTACAGTGAGCGTGTAG
- a CDS encoding IS3 family transposase (programmed frameshift) — translation MNNKTRGSSRIFNENEIKQLENNPNVENVTEKSITYSPTFKLAAVKAYKEGQAPMEIFLSAGFNLDIIGRKKPKHCLTRWRNTYNALGEAGLLEEQRGKGSPGRRPTGELSTEEKLKRAEARIKLLEMEKRLLKKAGGARKAEDAEETLTPSERYEIINQTIRKHGLQRMTRYLCKLACVSLSGYYRWQVAEEARQLREKADERDAFLIKKHYDALNGKAGALVVKMWLERENGIIMNHKKIRRLMRKYKLVATIRQANPYRKMAKATQEHQTCPNLLKRQFDQGEPEKVLLTDITYMHYGNGQCAYLSVVKDGATRQILAHYLSSSLAMPIVERTLEKLLERLDGNIHPEALLHSDQGMHYTHPRFRLLVREAGFTQSMSRKGNCWDNAAMESFFGHLKDDLEYKTCMTLLELRTKVDDYIAYYNSERYQWTLKKMTPDEFRSHLLIAS, via the exons ATGAATAACAAAACAAGAGGAAGCTCAAGGATATTCAACGAAAATGAGATCAAACAACTAGAGAACAATCCAAATGTAGAGAACGTGACGGAAAAGAGTATTACCTATTCACCAACGTTTAAGTTGGCTGCGGTTAAGGCCTATAAGGAAGGCCAAGCCCCAATGGAGATCTTCCTTAGCGCAGGATTTAACCTAGATATTATCGGTCGCAAGAAGCCTAAGCATTGCCTAACCCGTTGGCGTAATACATATAATGCTCTGGGAGAGGCTGGACTACTAGAGGAACAACGAGGAAAAGGATCCCCGGGCAGACGACCGACAGGGGAACTTTCTACCGAGGAAAAGTTAAAACGTGCAGAAGCACGAATCAAGCTTCTGGAGATGGAGA AACGACTTCTTAAAAAAGCTGGAGGCGCTCGAAAAGCAGAAGATGCAGAGGAAACGTTGACCCCCTCCGAGCGCTACGAAATTATTAACCAAACGATACGTAAGCACGGTCTGCAGCGAATGACGCGTTATTTGTGTAAGCTAGCTTGTGTGAGCTTAAGCGGATATTACCGTTGGCAAGTCGCTGAGGAAGCAAGACAGTTGCGAGAGAAGGCAGACGAACGAGACGCTTTCCTTATCAAGAAACACTATGACGCTTTGAATGGTAAAGCTGGAGCATTGGTCGTGAAGATGTGGCTGGAACGGGAGAATGGTATCATCATGAATCATAAAAAGATTCGAAGATTAATGCGAAAATATAAGCTTGTTGCTACGATCCGGCAAGCAAATCCCTATCGCAAGATGGCAAAAGCCACACAAGAGCACCAAACATGTCCCAACCTACTCAAGCGCCAGTTTGACCAAGGAGAGCCTGAGAAAGTGCTGCTGACGGATATTACCTATATGCATTATGGTAATGGACAATGTGCTTATTTATCCGTGGTGAAAGACGGGGCTACGAGACAAATTTTAGCTCACTACCTCTCTTCTTCATTGGCTATGCCAATTGTAGAACGAACACTGGAGAAACTACTTGAACGACTGGATGGCAATATTCATCCAGAAGCCCTTTTGCATTCGGATCAAGGAATGCACTATACTCACCCTAGATTCCGCCTTCTCGTACGCGAAGCTGGGTTTACACAGTCCATGTCACGGAAAGGGAACTGCTGGGATAACGCCGCCATGGAGAGCTTTTTTGGCCATCTGAAGGATGATTTGGAGTACAAGACATGTATGACTCTCTTGGAATTACGAACAAAGGTTGATGACTATATCGCCTACTATAACTCCGAGCGATATCAATGGACATTAAAAAAGATGACTCCCGATGAATTCAGGAGTCACCTATTAATTGCTTCTTAA
- a CDS encoding Crp/Fnr family transcriptional regulator, which yields MLKEHYNVIEAHGNTNCFSEQNFNRLLVTMKERIVPEGSHLFWEGDYSDKLFYIKRGRVKLTKSTDEGKELILYMYQAGDMVGQADPFFSTKHSFTAEVIEESEVGVIEQKDLEILICQHCDFAIDFMKWMGIHHRLTQTKFRDLMMYGKPGALCSTLIRLGNTYGEKSSDGENILINKKITHTDLSNMIGATRESVNRMLSDLRKKDAVEYENGMIVIKDLGMLQEICHCELCPNEICRI from the coding sequence ATGCTAAAAGAACATTACAATGTTATCGAAGCCCACGGAAATACAAACTGTTTCTCCGAACAGAATTTCAACAGACTTCTAGTTACAATGAAAGAGCGCATAGTTCCAGAGGGTTCACATCTATTCTGGGAAGGCGACTACTCGGATAAATTGTTTTATATCAAACGTGGACGTGTGAAATTAACTAAATCTACTGATGAAGGTAAAGAACTCATTCTTTATATGTATCAAGCTGGCGATATGGTAGGTCAAGCAGATCCATTCTTCAGCACTAAGCATAGCTTTACAGCCGAAGTGATTGAAGAAAGTGAAGTTGGCGTCATCGAACAAAAGGATCTAGAAATTCTCATCTGCCAACATTGTGACTTTGCTATCGACTTTATGAAATGGATGGGTATTCATCACCGTCTCACCCAAACTAAATTCCGTGATCTAATGATGTACGGCAAACCTGGTGCACTATGCTCCACGCTCATTCGTCTTGGCAATACCTATGGTGAGAAGAGCAGCGATGGTGAGAATATCCTTATCAACAAAAAAATTACGCATACAGATTTGTCCAACATGATCGGTGCCACTCGTGAAAGTGTTAACCGGATGCTGAGCGACCTGCGTAAAAAAGATGCTGTTGAGTATGAGAACGGTATGATTGTCATCAAGGACCTTGGCATGCTGCAAGAAATTTGCCACTGCGAACTGTGTCCGAACGAAATCTGCCGGATCTAA
- a CDS encoding DUF1540 domain-containing protein gives MAKDVVCEVNSCTHWAEENKCSAESIFVAFHSSQEPKRAEETDCKTFESK, from the coding sequence ATGGCAAAAGACGTAGTTTGTGAAGTTAACTCCTGCACCCACTGGGCAGAAGAGAACAAATGCAGCGCTGAATCGATCTTCGTAGCTTTCCACAGCTCCCAAGAACCAAAACGCGCAGAAGAAACAGATTGCAAAACTTTCGAAAGTAAATAA
- a CDS encoding formate/nitrite transporter family protein: MFTQSVESIVETAVSKRDKMNESLPRYFLAALLAGAYVGIGIILIFSLGAPLAAAKSPFQPLIMGTSFGIALTLVVFAGSELFTGNNMFFTVSTLAGRTSIWDTVKNWILVFIGNVVGAVILALLIRGTGLFSAAPPEHLIFTAAAKKMSLPFSELFFRGILCNWLVCLALWMSSRAKSESAKLILIWWCLFAFIASGYEHSVANMTLLSVAVLLPNHPETITIAGWLHNMIPVTLGNIIGGGVFVGMAYWLISPVRGTRNNR; this comes from the coding sequence ATGTTTACGCAAAGTGTGGAGAGCATCGTAGAGACGGCAGTCAGTAAGCGGGACAAAATGAATGAAAGCTTGCCAAGATATTTTCTAGCAGCCCTGTTGGCAGGTGCTTATGTAGGCATTGGGATTATCCTTATTTTCTCTCTAGGAGCACCGCTAGCAGCTGCTAAATCACCTTTCCAACCGCTTATTATGGGTACATCCTTCGGCATCGCCTTGACGCTTGTAGTATTTGCAGGCTCAGAACTGTTTACTGGGAATAATATGTTTTTTACTGTAAGTACACTGGCAGGCAGAACCAGTATCTGGGATACCGTTAAGAACTGGATCCTTGTATTCATCGGGAATGTGGTGGGTGCAGTGATTTTAGCGCTTTTAATTCGTGGGACTGGGTTATTCAGTGCTGCGCCGCCAGAGCATTTGATCTTTACAGCCGCTGCTAAAAAAATGAGTCTCCCGTTCTCTGAGCTGTTTTTTCGTGGAATCCTATGTAACTGGCTGGTCTGTTTAGCGCTATGGATGTCCTCACGTGCTAAAAGTGAATCTGCTAAGCTAATTTTAATCTGGTGGTGTCTGTTCGCCTTTATCGCAAGCGGATATGAGCATAGTGTGGCTAATATGACTCTGCTTAGTGTTGCTGTGTTGCTTCCGAATCATCCGGAAACCATTACGATAGCTGGATGGCTGCATAATATGATCCCTGTAACTTTGGGGAATATCATTGGTGGGGGCGTATTTGTCGGCATGGCCTATTGGCTGATCTCACCAGTGCGTGGTACTCGCAATAACCGTTAA
- the nirB gene encoding nitrite reductase large subunit NirB, with protein sequence MAAKREKLVLVGNGMAGIGTLEQILKLGGAYDITVFGSEPHPNYNRIMLSYVLEGSKTINDIILNDWNWYEDNNITLHTGTTVTRIDEHSKQVIADNGMAVSYDKVIIATGSNSFILPVPGCDKEGVVGFRDIADCDAMLAAAKQYNKAAVIGGGLLGLEAAKGLVNLGMDVTVVHLMEDLMERQLDRNASSMLQAELERQGVKFAMGKQTVELTGEQRVSGLQFSDGTTLAADFVVMAVGIKPNITVAKESGIAVNRGIVVDDYLQTSMQNVYSIGECAEHRGVCYGLVAPLFEQGMVLAKHLCGSDTNPYEGSVVSTKLKISGVDVFSAGEFMDSPEHTVISSKDEWKRTYKKILLKDNVIVGAVLFGDVTESANLQKLVKQGAVMTDEIYTEVMGTGCCGSGAKKSTSVEAMADEEIVCGCNGVTKKAIVDAVIENGFTTVDEIKACTGATRSCGGCKPVVEQILQFVLGDSFEQSAKQGICSCTTLSRDEIVAEITAKGLSTTKEVMHVLGWKQEEGCSKCRPAINYYLGMLNPDTHQDEKESRFVNERMGANIQKDGTYTVIPRMYGGVTTPEDLKKIADVSLKYDVKVVKVTGGQRLDLIGVKKEDLPKVWEELDMPSGYGYAKSLRTVKTCVGSQFCRFGTQDSLGMGALIERKYERLDFPAKFKIAVNGCPRNCAESCTKDIGIVGNDGGWEVFIGGNGGIKPRIADSFCKIKTDEELIEVCSAVMQYYRETGNYLERTSEWVERMGLEQIQMVILNNEDNRKELAARIDFALTQVTDPWKKMLNDSSTRTALFEETRV encoded by the coding sequence ATGGCAGCGAAGAGAGAAAAATTAGTATTAGTCGGCAACGGTATGGCAGGCATAGGTACGCTAGAGCAAATATTGAAGCTAGGTGGAGCTTATGACATTACGGTCTTTGGAAGCGAACCTCACCCCAATTATAATCGGATCATGTTGTCCTATGTTCTCGAAGGCAGCAAAACCATCAACGATATCATCCTAAACGACTGGAACTGGTATGAAGATAACAACATTACCTTGCATACAGGAACAACAGTTACGCGAATTGACGAGCATTCCAAGCAAGTAATTGCGGATAACGGTATGGCTGTTTCTTACGATAAAGTGATTATTGCAACGGGTTCGAATTCATTTATTTTACCTGTACCTGGTTGTGATAAGGAAGGCGTAGTGGGTTTCCGGGATATTGCAGATTGTGATGCGATGCTAGCTGCGGCTAAACAATACAACAAAGCGGCGGTAATCGGCGGAGGCTTACTTGGATTGGAAGCGGCAAAGGGTCTTGTGAACCTTGGCATGGACGTTACTGTAGTGCATCTGATGGAAGATCTAATGGAGCGCCAGCTTGATCGTAATGCCTCCTCTATGTTGCAAGCTGAGCTAGAGCGTCAAGGCGTGAAATTTGCCATGGGCAAACAAACAGTAGAATTGACAGGGGAACAGAGAGTAAGTGGTTTACAATTTAGTGATGGCACTACACTTGCAGCTGATTTTGTAGTTATGGCTGTAGGCATCAAACCGAATATAACTGTGGCAAAAGAAAGCGGAATTGCTGTTAATCGTGGAATTGTAGTGGACGATTATTTGCAGACCTCTATGCAGAATGTATATTCCATTGGCGAATGTGCCGAACATCGCGGAGTTTGTTACGGATTAGTAGCGCCGCTCTTCGAGCAGGGTATGGTTCTAGCTAAACATCTCTGCGGAAGCGATACAAATCCATATGAAGGTTCTGTTGTCTCCACCAAATTAAAAATTTCCGGTGTGGATGTATTTTCTGCAGGTGAGTTTATGGATTCCCCTGAGCACACTGTAATCTCAAGCAAAGATGAATGGAAGCGAACCTATAAGAAAATTCTGCTCAAAGACAATGTCATTGTTGGTGCAGTCCTGTTCGGGGATGTGACGGAATCGGCTAACCTGCAAAAGTTAGTAAAACAAGGTGCTGTAATGACTGATGAGATTTATACAGAGGTCATGGGTACGGGCTGCTGCGGAAGCGGAGCCAAAAAGAGCACATCTGTAGAAGCTATGGCGGACGAAGAAATCGTTTGTGGCTGTAATGGGGTTACGAAAAAAGCGATTGTGGATGCGGTCATAGAAAATGGTTTTACTACTGTGGACGAGATCAAAGCATGTACAGGAGCGACGCGTTCTTGCGGAGGTTGTAAACCGGTTGTAGAACAAATTTTACAATTTGTCCTGGGTGATAGTTTTGAGCAGTCTGCCAAGCAAGGTATCTGTAGCTGTACAACGCTTAGCCGGGATGAGATTGTTGCTGAGATTACAGCTAAAGGTCTTAGTACTACTAAAGAGGTTATGCATGTACTGGGTTGGAAACAAGAGGAAGGCTGCTCTAAATGCCGTCCGGCGATTAACTATTATCTGGGGATGCTAAATCCGGATACACATCAAGATGAGAAGGAATCACGTTTTGTTAATGAACGTATGGGAGCCAATATTCAGAAAGACGGAACCTATACCGTTATTCCACGCATGTACGGCGGGGTAACGACACCAGAGGATTTGAAGAAAATCGCTGATGTCTCCCTTAAATATGATGTAAAAGTTGTGAAGGTGACTGGTGGGCAACGCCTGGATCTAATCGGGGTGAAAAAAGAGGATCTGCCGAAGGTATGGGAAGAGCTCGATATGCCATCAGGTTATGGTTATGCCAAATCGCTACGTACGGTTAAGACTTGTGTGGGTTCACAGTTCTGCCGTTTCGGTACACAGGATTCGCTGGGAATGGGCGCGCTCATAGAACGTAAGTATGAACGTCTTGATTTTCCTGCCAAGTTTAAAATAGCTGTCAACGGCTGCCCACGTAACTGTGCGGAATCCTGCACGAAGGATATTGGCATCGTCGGTAATGACGGCGGTTGGGAAGTATTTATCGGTGGTAACGGTGGGATCAAACCACGGATTGCTGATTCCTTCTGCAAAATTAAGACCGATGAAGAGTTGATCGAAGTGTGCTCCGCTGTGATGCAATATTACCGTGAGACCGGCAATTATTTGGAGAGAACCTCCGAGTGGGTTGAGCGTATGGGACTTGAGCAGATTCAAATGGTCATTTTGAATAATGAAGATAACCGCAAAGAGCTGGCCGCACGGATTGACTTTGCTCTGACTCAGGTGACGGATCCTTGGAAAAAAATGCTTAATGACAGTAGCACTCGTACTGCGCTTTTTGAAGAAACAAGAGTCTAG
- a CDS encoding Gfo/Idh/MocA family protein — translation MIVSVRKRVAIIGIGNIARKVYLPLLSQHGQVEVVGVLSHSSTTVEQAVNAYRFPKGTTNLDELLSWDLDAVFVHSPTTTHYDIVTKCLEQGISVYVDKPLSYDLEESRRMAELAENKGLLLGVGFNRRFAPMYVTAKSWLEEAGGISHCHAIKHRTKLQLGSSRETVHDDLIHMLDLLLWLCGDQYELLRSNLQSNGEGRLVQASGMLGWEQGSVGMYSMVREAGVDLEKLELHGNGRSVEVADLDQAILYEKNALPWTQSFGSWDTVLDRRGFGGVVDHFLNNINTPELCSIAASAVLPSHRLAAQLAE, via the coding sequence GTGATCGTTTCTGTACGCAAAAGAGTCGCCATCATCGGGATTGGCAATATCGCCCGCAAAGTATATTTGCCACTGCTCTCTCAGCATGGACAAGTTGAGGTAGTGGGGGTTCTCAGTCACTCATCCACAACAGTAGAGCAAGCTGTTAATGCCTATCGCTTTCCTAAAGGTACGACAAATTTAGACGAGCTGTTGTCTTGGGATCTGGATGCAGTATTTGTGCATAGCCCAACGACGACCCATTATGATATAGTAACAAAATGTCTCGAACAGGGGATTTCGGTGTATGTAGATAAGCCGCTGTCCTATGATCTGGAAGAATCCAGAAGGATGGCAGAGCTGGCAGAAAATAAAGGGCTGCTGCTAGGAGTGGGCTTTAATCGGCGTTTTGCCCCAATGTATGTCACCGCCAAGAGTTGGCTCGAGGAAGCTGGAGGCATTAGCCATTGCCACGCGATTAAACATCGCACGAAGCTGCAATTAGGCAGCAGCCGTGAGACTGTACATGACGACTTGATTCATATGCTTGATCTGCTGTTATGGTTATGTGGAGATCAGTATGAGCTGCTTCGCAGTAATCTTCAATCCAATGGAGAGGGGCGACTTGTCCAGGCATCTGGAATGCTGGGTTGGGAGCAAGGCTCAGTGGGGATGTATAGCATGGTTCGTGAGGCTGGTGTTGATTTGGAGAAGCTGGAGCTGCACGGTAATGGCCGTTCGGTGGAAGTGGCAGATCTGGACCAAGCCATCCTATATGAAAAAAATGCTTTGCCATGGACCCAGAGCTTTGGAAGCTGGGATACGGTGCTGGATAGAAGAGGTTTCGGTGGAGTGGTAGATCATTTTCTGAACAATATAAATACACCAGAGTTATGCAGTATTGCTGCTTCAGCAGTTCTGCCTAGTCATAGATTGGCAGCTCAGCTTGCTGAATGA